In Silene latifolia isolate original U9 population chromosome X, ASM4854445v1, whole genome shotgun sequence, the following proteins share a genomic window:
- the LOC141617420 gene encoding uncharacterized protein LOC141617420, producing the protein MTLVDDGSAVNVLPLRTAFVLGLDKKDFSTTIQTVRAFDGMVHRVSGLINLLIQTGPIKRKVSFQVIDVGSSFNMLLGRPWIHAVGVVSSTLHRKIKMPLKGRAITINATTVVVAGVDVTSNVILNTTNDTYGFEVENTFVVKPPVPKGATFGLGYEPTEEGRLKKSKKSIEGREIKIDSYLLTLNGYFVWPGEEKPCLEFPEPIYDWKKKKVVPGIEVFRDWYYIPYNVLAVAPEKSKPAPFEDGKAIGLLFREEKKNLMPNEDLVSMILRSEPFDPSTLITDIDPHRTTSGWRKTIKWTDNRGLLFKLTTGEGEMFVPDGDSEFESESESDSDESPRIEYKESGVEDAPSPVFPFVAPSPSSSISGPVSGTSVISPLTSDQLAQINDIENEAENEQYEEDEEVESPLQLVKGFEEYDQRSSIIEDTETINVGTLEEPHEHKIGTTLDPAEKQGFVDRLGLIKVSEYSDWVANVVTVPKKDVKVRVCVDFRYLNKASPKDDFPLPHIDILVDNTANHALLSFMDKYADYNQIKMDEEDMHKIEFTSQWGTYCYTEMPFGLINAGVTYQRTATTLLHDMMHNEVEVYIDDMIVKSRERSGHLGAI; encoded by the exons ATGACCCTTGTTGATGATGGGTCGGCCGTCAATGTACTACCTCTAAGGACCGCGTTTGTTCTGGGCCTCGACAAGAAGGACTTTTCTACAACTATTCAGACGGTTCGAGCTTTTGATGGAATGGTTCATCGGGTATCTGGGCTTATTAATCTATTAATTCAAACTGGGCCAATCAAAAGAAAAGTGAGTTTCCAAGTCATCGATGTAGGTTCATCTTTCAACATGTTACTGGGGAGACCTTGGATCCATGCTGTAGGGGTCGTGTCTTCTACCCTACATCGAAAGATTAAGATGCCCCTCAAGGGAAGGGCCATCACTATCAATGCCACAACAGTCGTGGTAGCCGGAGTAGACGTGACCTCTAATGTGATACTCAATACTACTAACGATACTTATGGTTTTGAAGTT GAAAACACATTCGTGGTGAAGCCACCAGTACCGAAAGGGGCAACATttgggcttggatatgagcccactgaagAAGGTCGCttgaaaaagagtaagaaatcgATCGAAGGCCGGGAAATCAAAATAGACTCGTATCTGTTGACACTTAATGGATACTTTGTGTGGCCCGGGGAGGAAAAGCCATGTTTGGAATTTCCCGAGCCCATATACgattggaagaagaagaaagtggtCCCCGGAATCGAAGTGTTCCGAGATTGGTACTATATTCCCTATAATGTGCTTGCAGTAGCGCCGGAGAAAAGCAAACCGGCCCCATTCGAAGACGGGAAAGCTATTGGTCTGCTTTTCAGGGAAGAGAAGAAAAATTTGAtgccaaacgaagatttggtaagcatgattcTGAGAAGTGAACCATTcgatccatctaccctcatcaccgatatAGATCCTCataggactacctcaggatggagaaAAACTATCAAATGGACCGACAATAGAGGGCTACTCTTCAAGTTGACAActggagaaggagaaatgtttGTGCCAGATGGTGATTCCGAgtttgagtctgagtctgagtctgattcTGATGAGAGTCCTAGGATTGAGTATAAGGAGTCAGGTGTCGAAGATGCCCCCTCCCCAGTCTTTCCTTTTGTTGCACCCTCTCCTAGTTCTAGTATTTCGGGGCCTGTCTCGGGTACTTCTGTCATTTCGCCACTGACCTCTGATCAGTTGGCCCAAAT taATGACATTGAGAATGAAGCCGAGAATGAACAatatgaagaagatgaggaggtgGAATCACCTCTACAATTGGTTAAAGGGTTCGAGGAATACGACCAGAGAAGCTCGataatcgaagataccgaaaccattAATGTTGGAACCTTAGAAGAACCACATGAACATAAGATAGGAACTACCTTAGATCCCGCAGAGAAACAGGGGTTTGTCGATCGTCTGg GGTTAATCAAAGTGTCAGAGTATTCAGATTGGGTCGCCAATGTAGTGACAGTGCCGAAAAAGGATGTTAAAGTTCGCGTGTGCGTGGACTTTCGGTATTTGAACAAAGCTAGTCCGAAGGATGACTTTCCGTTACCTCACATCGATatcttggttgacaataccgcAAATCATGCATTACTGTCCTTCATGGATAAGTATGCTGATTACAATCAGATAAAAATGGAtgaggaagatatgcataagatagAGTTTACAtcacaatggggaacctattgttacacagaaatgcctttcggattgataAATGCCGGGGTGACATACCAGAGAACAGCAACGACattgctacatgatatgatgcacaatgAAGTTGAAGTTTACattgatgacatgatcgtcaagtccagaGAACGTAGTGGCCATCTTGGGGCGATATGA